The Pseudomonas sp. S06B 330 genome contains the following window.
TTATGCGCCCTACTGCTGTTAGCAGGTTTGCTGCAGAAGTTCTTTGCCATCCGGGTGGCACTGGATGCCGATCTGTTTGCTCAGCTGGCCACCCGGGGTGAGCAACTAGTGCAACACACCCAGGCGCTGGATCAGGCGCTGTTCAGCCTTGGCCTCAAGGCTAGCCAGGTCGACAACCGCGACTGGACCACGCGCAGCCGGGCGGCCATGCGCCTGTTACGTCAGCAAGTGCTGTGTTTCACCGTGCAGGCCATGCTCGCGCTGGTCGCCATCGTGCTTTTGCCCTTGCTTCACTACGCCGGATAAGGACCTCGCCATGCTTGCCGCCCTCACCGCCTTTGCCATCACCTCGGTCGCCCGCCTGATCACGGGCGCCCGCGCCTTGTGGCTGGGCTGCACGCCGCAACCGGTGCAACGGCTGTACTACGCCAACCACAGCAGCCACGGCGACTTCGTGCTGATCTGGGCGTCACTGCCACAGCCCCTGCGCCAGCGCACTCGCCCGGTCGCCGGTGCCGATTACTGGCAAAAGCCGGGCATTCGCCAGTTTCTGATCAAGCGCGTGTTCAATGGCGTACTGATCGATCGCCAACACAGCGACGCCCAGAGCAGCCCTTTGCAACCGGTCCAGGAGGCGCTGGCCCAAGGCGACTCGCTGATCTTCTTTCCCGAAGGCACCCGCAACCTCAGCGACGAGCCGCTGTTGGCCTTCAAGAGTGGTCTGTTCCACCTCGCCAGCGCCCACCCGCAGGTCGAAGTGATCCCGGTGTGGATCGCCAACCTCAATCGGGTGATGCCCAAAGGGCGTGCCCTGCCCTTGCCGTTGCTCTGCACCTTGAGCTTTGGCGAACCCCTGCAGTTGCTGGCCGATGAAAGCAAGCACGCGTTTCTCGACCGGGCCCGCGAGGCCCTGTTGGCCCTGGCTCCGAAGGAATCCTGACATGGATAACAACACACTATCGCTGTTCGCCGGCATCGGCGGCCTGCTGCTGTTCGCCAGCTTGATCGGGCGTCTGCTCAAATGGCGCGCGGGCCCGGCCCCCCATGCGGTGATCGACAACCTCAATGCGCGGATCAACGCCTGGTGGATGATGGTCCTGGTCATCGGCCTGGCCTTCCTGTTCGGCAAGCTCGGGGTGATCCTGCTGTTCTATTGCGTGTCGTTCTACGCCCTGCGCGAATTTCTCACACTGACGCCGACCCGACGCAGCGACTACCCGGCGTTGGTGGCGGCCTTCTATGTCGCCCTGCCGGTGCAGTACCTATTGATTGCCATGGATTGGTACGGCCTGTTCAGCATTTTCATCCCGGTCTACCTGTTCCTGCTGCTGCCGATCCTGGCCAGCTTCGGCGGCGACACCACGCGCTTCCTTGAGCGGGCATCGAAAGTCCAGTGGGGGTTGATGATCGCGGTCTATTGCCTGTCCTCGGTACCGGCCCTTATGACCCTGGATATCCCCGGATACGAAGGTCGCAACCTGCTGCTGATCGCCTGGCTGATCCTCGTGGTGCAGATCTCCGATGTGCTGCAGTACGTCTGCGGCAAGCTATTCGGCAAGCACAAGGTCGCCCCTAATCTGTCGCCTTCAAAGACTGTCGAAGGCCTGGTCGGCGGCGTGGCGCTGGCAACCCTGATCGGCGCCACCTTGTGCTGGATCACCCCCTTCAGCTTCTGGCAGGCGGCGCTGATGGCCTTGACCGTCAACCTGATGGGCTTTGCCGGCGGTCTGGTCATGTCGGCAATCAAGCGTGACCGTGGGGTGAAAGACTGGGGGCATATGATCGAAGGTCACGGCGGCATGCTCGACCGCATGGATTCGGTCTGCTTCGCCGC
Protein-coding sequences here:
- a CDS encoding lysophospholipid acyltransferase family protein codes for the protein MLAALTAFAITSVARLITGARALWLGCTPQPVQRLYYANHSSHGDFVLIWASLPQPLRQRTRPVAGADYWQKPGIRQFLIKRVFNGVLIDRQHSDAQSSPLQPVQEALAQGDSLIFFPEGTRNLSDEPLLAFKSGLFHLASAHPQVEVIPVWIANLNRVMPKGRALPLPLLCTLSFGEPLQLLADESKHAFLDRAREALLALAPKES
- a CDS encoding phosphatidate cytidylyltransferase, whose translation is MDNNTLSLFAGIGGLLLFASLIGRLLKWRAGPAPHAVIDNLNARINAWWMMVLVIGLAFLFGKLGVILLFYCVSFYALREFLTLTPTRRSDYPALVAAFYVALPVQYLLIAMDWYGLFSIFIPVYLFLLLPILASFGGDTTRFLERASKVQWGLMIAVYCLSSVPALMTLDIPGYEGRNLLLIAWLILVVQISDVLQYVCGKLFGKHKVAPNLSPSKTVEGLVGGVALATLIGATLCWITPFSFWQAALMALTVNLMGFAGGLVMSAIKRDRGVKDWGHMIEGHGGMLDRMDSVCFAAPVFFHFVRYWWA